In Miscanthus floridulus cultivar M001 chromosome 8, ASM1932011v1, whole genome shotgun sequence, the sequence GGTTTACAGGTATTATAATTAAGTCAACCAAAGAAAAATACAACAACTTATACAGAATATATAATTAACCATGACATAATGATGCAAACTGAACTAGAACTTAAAAACTAGACAAAACAGAAAAAGAGTTAAATAATAACTGAACTAAAATAACTGAACTTGAAACTAAAGTCTATATACTCTAAAACCTATACTGAAAATGAAAACTAAACTAGAATAAAAATAGAGTCAACTAAAACCTAAACTGAGAACTAAAGTCTGATCACAGATAAacaaacacacacacaacaaCCAACACACAGCCACCCACCCACACAGCATAAATAGATAAATCTATTTAAAATGCATTCAGATCACAGGAATCAAAATAGATTGATAATAAGAGCAAATTTATAACTGGACAAATAACAATTTATAAAACTAGGACAAATGCAATGAACAATCTTCAAATTAGATAACCAAACTAACATCAGCATCAAATAACCTAAAAAGACAGATAACAGCACAAGCATATCACAATCATGAGATGAAATAGATACAGACACATACCTTCAGAAATACCCAGATCCAACATCCACGCGAAGGATTACAATGAAATCGGAGCTCGCATCAAAAGAGGAATCGCATCAAACATCCCAAATCACACAAAAAAATATAGGATCAGAGATAGAACATAAATCAAATCACATCATCCAAGCGAAGGAATACCACAGAATCAAGCACAATAACCTACCTCACGTGAGATACCAATCCAACCTCCGCAAATACAACATCAGCCAAATCAGAGCTTCAAATACATACGGGAATCATGAAAATCAACCGGAACAATACAGGAAAAGCACACACACATTCAGATCACATCGCCATAGAAGTAACTAGAACAAATCGACCGAGGAAAAGGGAGAAATCGAAGCAGAAATCACTAACCCTAGCTCGTCGCCCCGAGTCGCCCAGCGTCGCCTCGACTCGCCACAAGAACACGCGGACAAGAGAAATGAATGTGGCGGACGCGAAGCTGAAATGAAACGGAAGACATAAAAGACGCGATTCCCAAAAATCAAAGCTGACAAACGGGACCCAAAAACCAGAGAGACAGTAGAAGCAAAGAAAGAAGGACGGAGGAGATCAAATGACAGAAGCATTCGACGGGCACAAATCCGGGTGACAAAAAccagggcctgttcgcttgagctacttttcagccaAGTCAACATTTTCAGCTTATTCTCCCTCACAaaacactattgaatcagtcGAAACCGGCCGGCTTAACGACCAGCCGAACAAGCCCCCCAAAAAAGGCACAGGCAACAAAAAGATTTACCGAATAAAAAATGTTGTCAGTGGtgcttagagcaagtataatagctgGCTGTAAGCGGGCCGAATGCTGACgtggaagagaggagagagaggagaagcgggctataAACTTACAGTCGGTTTAGACACAAGAATCAAGAAACTCTGTAAAAGATATGGGTGAACCATATATTAATGCTGAAGAGATGACTACTATATAAGTAAGCTAAAAAGTAGGCTGTAAAGATCTTTATAGTCGGCCACTGGTAGTATTATTAGTCTTGCTCTTATACATGTGAACCCAGACGCAGTGTTCAGCGGTGGTTAGGCAGGGTCACGTACCTGTTCTATAGGAATAGTAGAAATTTTTCGTGGGTGCTCCCGCGAGGGAGCTGGTCCTGGAAGGCTCGGGTAGGCGGGCAGGAGCGACGGGTGATTGGACAGGTAGGAATAAGGGTAGGCATTTGGAAAACAGGGAGAGAAAAAAGGAAACTGGGTGCTGCAGGGACGGGCGACGTGGCTGCACGTTTGATCAGCTTTGGTATACATGAATAAGGTTTAGGGTAGATATAGTAGTACGACTGCCAGCTAGAAATAAATAAACCATACCTCTAATGATAGTATAGTattagtagtatactagtatacACTTCCTCTTCTCGTGGAGGGGTTGGTTGGCGCGCGCctgcattattattattataaatcCACAGAGACTATGCCCCTGTTATGACCCTGTTCGTTTATCTTATAATTAGTCTTTTTCAACATGtttttagtcggaacaatatttttcttttacaataaATCAGTTGAAACAGTGTTTCGACTTATTTTTTAGCGAAGCAAACAGGGCCTATATATGATTCGACGTTGTAATTTAGTCCGAATCCTAGAAAACAAACCGATAGAGTTCCAAAGGTTCTGCCAACGATTTATTGCAGCAAAAAGATTCCTTGGCACATGCACGCCTGGTTCTTCTTCGGTCGTCAGGAGATCAGATCACATCGTACGAGCTCAAACGAACATTAGTACGTTTGATGTAGACTAGGATGCTTCTAATCAAACTTCTTGGAGGCAAGGCAATAATCATGCATGCCCTCGTCGTCACCACACCCATCATGCCAACGCTAGCTACGCGACGCGGCAGCCGGCAGGTACAGGTGTGAGGTGCTCGCTCGTCGCCGCCGCTCCTGTCTTCTTCCGGGTCTAATCGTCGCGGCTGCTGACTGCTCCAGCAGGGCAGGTAGGCGGGCGTACTTTATCTAACAAGCGAGACGCTACAGAAGTTGCTGATTGCTTGCTTGCCATGGCCTTGCATGCATGTGCATGATGGGGTTCGTGGAGCATGCGCGCGGGCCGGGCTGCAGGCGCAGGCCGTGCCTTCCTCCCTTCCGGGTTCCGGCCTTCCTGGATTCTTGCTGGTTGACGATGCATGGCCGCATGTGCTCGTGGATCCTGTCGTTGATTGCACAGTGAGCACGAGCGCCTCCATACGTTAGCCAGCCATGCACGCCGATGCATAGAGAGTTAGGGACTAGAGCGACGATACGATAGTGCTCCCAAATCAGAATACCCATCAGACATCCTACAAGCTCGGAAAAAATGTGTATGCGACACCGTCGCATAGAGACGTCTGTGCGACGAACGCCTGGTCGCGTGATATGGGCGTAGTGGTGAGCTCCGTGCTCCAGCCTCAACCACCATTCCTTAATGATCTCCTATTACAAACCCCCAGCCCCAGCCACCTGCTCTTCTCGTACCCAGGACACTTTTTGGAACACAAGAACACTGGATAAAAAAAACGAACCGGTCTTTGTCTCTTGTGAAAGAAGCTTCTTTGGATGCTGGGGCCTGGTGGGGGTGTGGTGCTGCCGTGCTGGTGTGGTGTAATGATGGCATGTCTTGGCAAAGGATGGCGTCATGCGATGCAAAACACGCCATGGCAATCCATTCCAGTTTCGGCCATCCCATCCTTCCGAGTCATCGAAATCCAAAAATACTGGCAGCACCGTGAAACCGTTGCCGAGAGGACGCCGAAAACGGAAACGTTTGAATTTTCTCGCCTGGCGACGTCGTTTTACCTATAGCGAAGTCGCATTCACCTTCCCGTCGTAGCTCGATCCCTCGTTGGCAAAGAAAAAGTCACAGTCCCCTTAGGGCACGTTCGGTTAAGCTAAAACCTAGCCAGAAATAATTTCAATTGACAAAGCCTATTTAAATTAGAATACGAAACCAACCTGGATTATTTCCAGGGAGCCATTCCCCTTCAACCGAACGGACCATTACTAACGCACACACGGCCACGGGTATTGGTTCCCAGGACTGGAATCACCGCGCGCGCGCGCGATCGAGCCCAGTCCTCGGCTCGGACACGAAACCACCAGCGCTGGCTAGTGCTAGCACTCCCATAGGCGTCCTGCCGGGTCCGGTCAAAACGGCCGTTTCAGACGAGACGACGCCTCCCTCCAGGCTCCAGTCCTCCACCGGCCCCAACTAACcaaccgcccgcgcccgcgcccgcgcccgcgccgagaCAAATCGTCGCACCCGCGCCCGCCGCTCAGTGCCCGGCTGCCAGATCTGCTCCTCGCTATATAATCCCCACACGCCTCGTGTCAAACCATCAAATCCTATCCCCACACGCCTCCTGTAGCATTCGATCTCAAGAACTGCACCGGCCGGCTGGCACAGCGAGCGAGCGCGTGGTAAGAAGCCAAGAAGGCACCGAAGGCGACCGAACCGAGGCTTACTACTACTCGATCGATCAGGGCATCACGCGGCCGACATGAGGATGCTGTTCAGTTGCTTCGTGGGGTcggagccggcggcggcggccggaagCGAGAGCGGGGACGAGAGgcagcagaagaagaagaaggcggtGCGGCGGATGCGGAGCGCGACGGCGCGGCTGCGGTCGCTGTCGCTGGACGACCTGTCGCGGACGCTGGCCTCGTCGGGCCTGCACGCCTTCACGCAGGCGGAGCTGAGGGCCGCCACGCGGGGCCTCTCCAGCAGCAACTTCATCGGCGAGGGCGGGTTCGGCCCCGTCTACAAGGGCTTCCTCGACGGGCGGCTCCGGCCCGGGGAGATCGAGCCGCAGCACGTCGCCGTCAAGTACCTCGACGCCGACGGGCCGCAGGGACACCGCGAGTGGCTGGTACGTATACGTGCGCACGCCGGGTCCGGCGGGTCGGGCCGTACGTACTTACAGTTACACATGCATTTTAATTTGAATGGATCGGACACGACACACTTATTACGTACGATCGATGCTTGCTGCAGGCCGAGGTGGTGTACCTGGGGATGTTGAGGCATCCGCATCTGGTGAAGCTCATCGGGTACGGCTGCCAGGACGAGCAGAGGATGCTCgtgtacgagtacatggccaGAGGCAGCCTCGAGCACCACCTCTTCAAGAGTAAGCTACCTAGCTAGCACCTCGATCGTTACTTACTCCAGTATGGTGTGTGTTACACCTGACCTGCTGGGACTGATCGATCCACGCACGCATCGCATGCATGCAGATCTGCTGTCGACCTTGCCGTGGTGCACGCGGCTGAAGATCGCGGTGGGCGCGGCAAAGGGGCTGGCGTTCCTGcacgaggccgacacgcccgtcATCTACCGCGACTTCAAGGCCTCCAACATCCTGCTCGACTCCGTGAGTACCTCATGCACTGCATACCTTTGCCTGGTCTCTGCTTACTGCAGGCCCGCCTGCTTCGACCGGCCGGTTCAAAATATTCTTCTTCGTCTTCTCGTCACGACTAGTTCATCGAGTTACTTATTAGCTTCCTTTAATCCCAAGGAATTCGATCTTGGCTCTTTGCCGACGCCAAGAACTACTACATGCCACCACATTttatttttcaaatttcaaatagtTCGCCAATCTCTGTCGTACACCCAGGGATATATCCATCTGATCGATCCAGAGGGTCGAATTCCACAATGCTTATATATCTTTATATAGTGTGGCGGCCagctcaaaaaaataaaaataaaaaatatagcaATTATCAAATGGTACCCAGAAAACCAGAAAATTACTAACAAGTAAACGTGTCCTTTCTGATTCGTTCACTTCTCCTACCGAATGTGACAACGATAATATCGTCGTCATTAATATAATGTTCCTGTCATTTTAAGCAGGCAAGAAACGTACTTTTTCCAATTATAAATTGGTGCACCCCGGCCGGAGCTCGACCGGACGAAAAAATTGGTTGTTGCCTCGTCGTAGGAGCTTCGTACTAGCAGCTCGAAGCCTGAGCAGTACGGCCGGAGTACTAGTTGTACTTGATCCACCTAACACTCTTCTCGATCCTGAGTTGATGACAGCCACAAAAATTGGCAACAGAGAGCCGTTCGATCCGTGCTTTCCCCAGACGAGTAGAATGCGCCTGACACGCACACGCGCCCAAGCATAAAATTCTGACACGGAATCAGTGTACGTGTATGCATAATGCATTAGTACTAGCGAACACGGATTGACCTGACACGTACCCATGTCTAGGATAACGGTCGAAGCAAAACGATATGCAAGTATCAACATTGCGGCTGAACTGACTATTAAACGATATTTCTTTTCTGTGTGTGTATGGCAGGATTACACGGCAAAGCTCTCAGACTttggcctggccaaggagggcccACAGGGCGACGACACCCACGTCACCACCCGTGTCATGGGGACACACGGCTACGCCGCGCCGGAGTACATTCTCACCGGTACGTTACGTTACGTTACGTCACGTCACCGACACACCACCTGCATGCGTACTGTACGCATGTTCTCATTCTCGATTAACCATGCAATGCATGCATTGCAGGGCACCTGACGGCGAAgagcgacgtgtacagcttcggcgtgGTGCTCCTGGAGCTGCTGTCGGGGCGGCGCAGCGTGGAcaagcggcggcgcgggcgcgagcaGCACCTGGTGGACTGGGCGCGCCCGTACCTGCGCCACCCGGAGCGGCTGCACCGGGTGATGGACCCCAGCCTGGACGGCCAGTACTCCGCCAGGGCCGCGCACAAGGCCGCCATGGTCGCCTACCACTGCCTGCACAACGTGCCCAAGTCCCGCCCCACCATGCGCGACGTCGTCGACGCGCTCGAGCCGCTGCTCGCCGTGTGCAGCGACGTGCCCACGGGCCCCTTCGTGTACACGGTCCAATCCGAGCCCGACGACAGCAAGGCCGCCGAAgagccggcggcagcggcggacgGCGCCGCGGCGGCCACTGTTGCCAGGAAGAAGTGTCTCGCGTCGGCCGTGCACGCCGAGGGCGAGCTGCGGACGGCGGCGAACCAACGCTCCGCGAGCTCCGCGGCGGGGCACGGGAGCTCCTCGCCCCAGCAGAGCAGGGACAGGGGAGCCTAGGTGCATGCGCCGTGCGCAGCCGTCGATGCATCCGTACATGTCAGCAGCTTGTGTATATTTGTTCCCTTCCCGACGAAAAAGATTGTCAAGTGTACATAGTTTCAGTATCAGCAGCGTGTAACCCAAATTAATTTGTTCGTTGATTCATTTCCTTAGTAATCCTCCTCCGGATAACCGGGATTCCGGGAATAACGTTGTGAGTTGTTTCGCGGATTTTTAGAGATGCATTTGGCGAGAGTATGTCCAAAAGACTCTATTTCCTTTAAAAatgttaggaatagagattttggtaaaaGACTAGTCTCCAATGGTTTCTCTAATTAgttatccaaatatagccatcttc encodes:
- the LOC136475004 gene encoding serine/threonine-protein kinase RIPK-like, with the protein product MRMLFSCFVGSEPAAAAGSESGDERQQKKKKAVRRMRSATARLRSLSLDDLSRTLASSGLHAFTQAELRAATRGLSSSNFIGEGGFGPVYKGFLDGRLRPGEIEPQHVAVKYLDADGPQGHREWLAEVVYLGMLRHPHLVKLIGYGCQDEQRMLVYEYMARGSLEHHLFKNLLSTLPWCTRLKIAVGAAKGLAFLHEADTPVIYRDFKASNILLDSDYTAKLSDFGLAKEGPQGDDTHVTTRVMGTHGYAAPEYILTGHLTAKSDVYSFGVVLLELLSGRRSVDKRRRGREQHLVDWARPYLRHPERLHRVMDPSLDGQYSARAAHKAAMVAYHCLHNVPKSRPTMRDVVDALEPLLAVCSDVPTGPFVYTVQSEPDDSKAAEEPAAAADGAAAATVARKKCLASAVHAEGELRTAANQRSASSAAGHGSSSPQQSRDRGA